The Desmonostoc muscorum LEGE 12446 genome includes a region encoding these proteins:
- a CDS encoding poly-gamma-glutamate hydrolase family protein: protein MPTYTASVQKRTTGTKEHCSVDPQKLAAIGCAVGHQVRIRRTANEYALYTVKQAPQENPENIVRVTDAGRSRLAATSFPFNATVDSQVVHPTFTDAQAEANSEFVERLTDNNTHVGLVAIAPHGGMIEEGTDLQAQRVAAVLAAKGVSCWRCKGWKQGGGALERWHITSTDIHEASFPLLGKIIHREFSYAVAFHGFSQSKILIGGGASLALKQEIQQAIQNAIVGSGINVEIATSGSEFDGDDPNNIVNRLANGNGIQIEQSKVARISYGQQIADAVASVYSSKI from the coding sequence ATGCCTACATATACTGCCAGCGTGCAAAAAAGAACTACAGGTACAAAAGAACACTGTTCTGTAGACCCGCAAAAATTAGCAGCCATTGGTTGTGCTGTTGGTCACCAAGTTAGGATTAGACGTACTGCTAACGAATACGCGCTTTACACTGTCAAGCAAGCACCCCAAGAGAATCCAGAAAATATCGTTCGCGTCACAGACGCAGGGCGATCGCGTTTAGCAGCAACTTCATTCCCATTTAATGCTACCGTAGATTCACAGGTAGTTCACCCCACATTCACTGATGCACAAGCAGAAGCCAATAGCGAATTTGTTGAGCGTCTAACAGACAACAACACCCATGTTGGACTTGTGGCGATCGCTCCCCACGGTGGCATGATTGAAGAAGGAACTGATCTACAAGCACAACGCGTGGCTGCGGTGCTAGCTGCTAAAGGTGTATCTTGTTGGCGTTGCAAAGGTTGGAAACAAGGCGGTGGTGCTTTGGAACGTTGGCACATCACATCTACAGATATTCATGAAGCATCATTTCCCCTACTCGGTAAAATTATTCATCGTGAATTTAGCTATGCAGTAGCTTTTCATGGCTTCTCCCAAAGTAAAATTTTAATTGGCGGCGGTGCTAGCCTTGCACTTAAACAAGAAATTCAGCAAGCAATTCAAAATGCGATCGTTGGTAGTGGCATCAATGTAGAAATTGCTACCTCAGGCAGTGAATTTGATGGCGACGATCCTAACAATATTGTGAATCGATTAGCTAATGGTAATGGCATCCAAATTGAGCAGTCTAAAGTAGCGCGAATCAGCTACGGGCAGCAAATTGCTGATGCTGTTGCGTCTGTCTATAGCTCGAAGATTTAA
- a CDS encoding beta strand repeat-containing protein: protein MALINGDGGNNTLTGTSGNDTINGAGGDDILNAGLGVTDQIDGGTGTDILVVDYSSLTVNVGSYGNSYQTVNNTNRTYYSNIERFNLKSGSGNDTLVGGTLNDTLNGGAGNDSLIGGAGNDSIIGGSDNDIITKGTGNDTVDGGAGIDTLIDVDLSADTTGRVLNVNGSTIAAITSGGNSYQGFEFFVNISAGSGNDNISLTSPTPANNIINGAGGDDILNAGLGVTDQVDGGTGTDILVVDYSSLTVNVGSYGNSYQTVNNTNRTYYSNIERFNLKSGSGNDTLVGGTLNDTLNGGAGNDSLIGGAGNDSIIGGSDNDIITKGTGNDTVDGGAGIDTLIDVDLSADTTGRVLNVNGSTIAAITSGGNSYQGFEFFVNISAGSGNDNISLTSPTPANNIINGAGGDDILNAGLGVTDQVDGGTGTDILVVDYSSLTVNVGSYGNSYQTVNNTNRTYYSNIERFNLKSGSGNDTLVGGTLNDTLNGGAGNDSLIGGAGNDSIIGGSDNDIITKGTGNDTVDGGAGIDTLIDVDLSADTTGRVLNVNGSTIAAITSGGNSYQGFEFFVNISAGSGNDNISLTSPTPANNIINGAGGDDILNAGLGVTDQVDGGTGTDILVVDYSSLTVNVGSYGNSYQTVNNTNRTYYSNIERFNLKSGSGNDTLVGGTLNDTLNGGAGNDSLIGGAGNDSIIGGSDNDIITKGTGNDTVDGGAGIDTLIDVDLSADTTGRVLNVNGSTIAAITSGGNSYQGFEFFVNISAGSGNDNISLTSPTPANNIINGAGGDDILNAGLGVTDQVDGGTGTDILVVDYSSLTVNVGSYGNSYQTVNNTNRTYYSNIERFNLKSGSGNDTLVGGTLNDTLNGGAGNDSLIGGAGNDSIIGGSDNDIITKGTGNDTVDGGAGIDTLIDVDLSADTTGRVLNVNGSTIAAITSGGNSYQGFEFFVNISAGSGNDNISLTSPTPANNIINGAGGDDILNAGLGVTDQVDGGTGTDILVVDYSSLTVNVGSYGNSYQTVNNTNRTYYSNIERFNLKSGSGNDTLVGGTLNDTINGGAGNDSLIGGAGDDIITQGAGSDTVDGGTGVDTLVDADLSADTTGRVLNINGSAIAAITSGGNTYQGFEFFLNITGGSGNDNFSFTSPTPANNSVNGGAGNDTINGGGGNDTINGGTGNDSLQGGTGNDTYIIDSISDVISETSTLATEIDTVQSSISYLLGANLENLTLTGTGAINGTGNSLNNIIIGNSGNNTLDGGTGNDTISGGSGNDTVTGGIGNDSLDGGTGDDSLIAGTGNDTYVVDSVGDVVIENLNEGTDTVQSSVSYTLGANVENLTLTGTGAINGIGNSLNNTITGNSGNNTLNGVGGNDILIGGAGNDTLLGGDGNDTLNGVGSENGTGFKDTLTGGNGNDLYIFGNSGAVFYNDGNNANAGLNDYALIVDFNTSQDKIQLQGLASSYLLGTSPISGISGTAIYLDTNTNSVLNSTDELIAIVEGVTGLNLTAGYFSYVA from the coding sequence ATGGCATTAATCAACGGTGATGGTGGTAACAATACGCTTACAGGTACTTCAGGCAATGACACCATCAACGGTGCTGGAGGAGACGATATTCTCAACGCCGGCTTAGGAGTCACAGACCAAATAGATGGCGGCACTGGTACAGACATCCTAGTAGTAGATTACTCCTCCTTGACCGTCAACGTTGGCAGTTATGGCAACTCCTATCAAACAGTAAACAACACTAACCGCACCTACTACAGCAACATTGAGCGGTTTAACCTCAAAAGCGGCAGTGGTAACGATACCTTAGTGGGTGGCACACTCAACGACACTCTTAACGGTGGGGCAGGGAATGATAGCTTGATTGGCGGCGCGGGTAATGACAGCATTATCGGTGGAAGTGACAACGACATCATTACCAAAGGCACAGGCAATGACACTGTAGATGGCGGTGCAGGTATAGACACCCTCATCGATGTTGACTTGTCAGCAGACACCACTGGCAGAGTTTTGAACGTCAACGGTAGCACCATTGCTGCCATCACTTCTGGCGGTAACTCCTATCAAGGATTTGAGTTTTTTGTTAACATCAGTGCTGGCAGTGGCAACGACAATATCAGCTTGACTTCGCCTACTCCAGCAAACAACATTATCAACGGTGCTGGAGGAGACGATATTCTCAACGCCGGCTTAGGAGTCACAGACCAAGTAGATGGCGGCACTGGCACAGACATCCTAGTAGTAGATTACTCCTCCTTGACCGTCAACGTTGGCAGTTATGGCAACTCCTATCAAACAGTAAACAACACTAACCGCACCTACTACAGCAACATTGAGCGGTTTAACCTCAAAAGCGGCAGTGGTAACGATACCTTAGTGGGTGGCACACTCAACGACACTCTTAACGGTGGGGCAGGGAATGATAGCTTGATTGGCGGCGCGGGTAATGACAGCATTATCGGTGGAAGTGACAACGACATCATTACCAAAGGCACAGGCAATGACACTGTAGATGGCGGTGCAGGTATAGACACCCTCATCGATGTTGACTTGTCAGCAGACACCACTGGCAGAGTTTTGAACGTCAACGGTAGCACCATTGCTGCCATCACTTCTGGCGGTAACTCCTATCAAGGATTTGAGTTTTTTGTTAACATCAGTGCTGGCAGTGGCAACGACAATATCAGCTTGACTTCGCCTACTCCAGCAAACAACATTATCAACGGTGCTGGAGGAGACGATATTCTCAACGCCGGCTTAGGAGTCACAGACCAAGTAGATGGCGGCACTGGCACAGACATCCTAGTAGTAGATTACTCCTCCTTGACCGTCAACGTTGGCAGTTATGGCAACTCCTATCAAACAGTAAACAACACTAACCGCACCTACTACAGCAACATTGAGCGGTTTAACCTCAAAAGCGGCAGTGGTAACGACACCTTAGTGGGTGGCACACTCAACGACACTCTTAACGGTGGGGCAGGGAATGATAGCTTGATTGGCGGCGCGGGTAATGACAGCATTATCGGTGGAAGTGACAACGACATCATTACCAAAGGCACAGGCAATGACACTGTAGATGGCGGTGCAGGTATAGACACCCTCATCGATGTTGACTTGTCAGCAGACACCACTGGCAGAGTTTTGAACGTCAACGGTAGCACCATTGCTGCCATCACTTCTGGCGGTAACTCCTATCAAGGATTTGAGTTTTTTGTTAACATCAGTGCTGGCAGTGGCAACGACAATATCAGCTTGACTTCGCCTACTCCAGCAAACAACATTATCAACGGTGCTGGAGGAGACGATATTCTCAACGCCGGCTTAGGAGTCACAGACCAAGTAGATGGCGGCACTGGCACAGATATCCTGGTAGTAGATTACTCCTCCTTGACCGTCAACGTTGGCAGTTATGGCAACTCCTATCAAACAGTAAACAACACTAACCGCACCTACTACAGCAACATTGAGCGGTTTAACCTCAAAAGCGGCAGTGGTAACGACACCTTAGTGGGTGGCACACTCAACGACACTCTTAACGGTGGGGCAGGGAATGATAGCTTGATTGGCGGCGCGGGTAATGACAGCATTATCGGTGGAAGTGACAACGACATCATTACCAAAGGCACAGGCAATGACACTGTAGATGGCGGTGCAGGTATAGACACCCTCATCGATGTTGACTTGTCAGCAGACACCACTGGCAGAGTTTTGAACGTCAACGGTAGCACCATTGCTGCCATCACTTCTGGCGGTAACTCCTATCAAGGATTTGAGTTTTTTGTTAACATCAGTGCTGGCAGTGGCAACGACAATATCAGCTTGACTTCGCCTACTCCAGCAAACAACATTATCAACGGTGCTGGAGGAGACGATATTCTCAACGCCGGCTTAGGAGTCACAGACCAAGTAGATGGCGGCACTGGCACAGATATCCTGGTAGTAGATTACTCCTCCTTGACCGTCAACGTTGGCAGTTATGGCAACTCCTATCAAACAGTAAACAACACTAACCGCACCTACTACAGCAACATTGAGCGGTTTAACCTCAAAAGCGGCAGTGGTAACGATACCTTAGTGGGCGGCACACTCAACGACACTCTTAACGGTGGGGCAGGGAATGATAGCTTGATTGGCGGCGCGGGTAATGACAGCATTATCGGTGGAAGTGACAACGACATCATTACCAAAGGCACAGGCAATGACACTGTAGATGGCGGTGCAGGTATAGACACCCTCATCGATGTTGACTTGTCAGCAGACACCACTGGCAGAGTTTTGAACGTCAACGGTAGCACCATTGCTGCCATCACTTCTGGCGGTAACTCCTATCAAGGATTTGAGTTTTTTGTTAACATCAGTGCTGGCAGTGGCAACGACAATATCAGCTTGACTTCGCCTACTCCAGCAAACAACATTATCAACGGTGCTGGAGGAGACGATATTCTCAACGCCGGCTTAGGAGTCACAGACCAAGTAGATGGCGGCACTGGCACAGATATCCTGGTAGTAGATTACTCCTCCTTGACCGTCAACGTTGGCAGTTATGGCAACTCCTATCAAACAGTAAACAACACTAACCGCACCTACTACAGCAACATTGAGCGGTTCAACCTCAAAAGCGGCAGTGGTAACGACACCTTAGTGGGCGGCACACTCAACGACACCATCAATGGCGGGGCAGGGAATGATAGCTTGATTGGCGGTGCGGGTGATGACATCATCACTCAAGGGGCTGGATCTGACACTGTTGATGGCGGTACAGGTGTAGATACGCTCGTAGATGCTGACTTGTCAGCAGATACTACTGGCAGAGTTCTGAACATCAACGGTAGCGCCATTGCTGCCATCACTTCTGGCGGCAACACCTATCAGGGATTTGAGTTTTTCCTCAACATTACTGGTGGTAGCGGCAATGACAATTTCAGCTTTACTTCGCCTACTCCAGCAAACAACAGCGTTAATGGTGGTGCAGGCAATGATACCATCAACGGGGGCGGAGGCAACGATACCATCAACGGTGGTACAGGCAACGACTCACTCCAAGGTGGCACTGGTAATGACACTTATATTATCGATAGTATCTCAGATGTAATCAGTGAAACTTCTACCCTAGCGACGGAGATTGATACTGTTCAGAGTTCAATCAGCTATCTTCTGGGCGCTAATCTAGAAAATTTGACCCTAACTGGTACTGGAGCTATTAACGGCACAGGAAACAGTCTCAATAACATTATCATTGGTAATAGCGGCAATAATACTCTTGATGGTGGAACTGGTAACGACACCATCAGCGGAGGGTCTGGTAATGATACCGTCACGGGTGGTATTGGTAATGATTCCCTTGATGGTGGAACAGGAGACGATAGCTTAATTGCTGGAACTGGCAACGATACCTATGTGGTGGATAGCGTTGGAGATGTGGTTATTGAAAATCTCAACGAAGGCACAGACACAGTTCAATCTTCAGTCAGCTATACTCTGGGTGCTAATGTAGAAAATCTAACCCTAACTGGTACAGGAGCTATCAACGGCATAGGGAATAGTTTAAATAACACCATCACTGGAAATAGTGGCAATAATACTCTTAATGGAGTAGGCGGTAATGATATTTTAATCGGTGGCGCTGGTAACGACACCTTATTAGGTGGAGATGGTAACGATACCCTGAATGGAGTTGGAAGCGAGAATGGCACAGGGTTTAAAGACACCCTTACTGGTGGCAACGGTAATGATTTGTATATCTTTGGCAATAGCGGTGCTGTATTCTACAATGATGGAAATAACGCCAATGCTGGTCTAAACGACTACGCACTAATTGTAGATTTTAATACCAGCCAAGACAAAATACAACTCCAAGGTTTAGCTAGTTCTTACTTGCTTGGAACTTCACCGATTAGCGGCATCTCTGGCACAGCAATTTACTTAGATACTAATACAAACTCAGTCTTGAACTCCACTGATGAACTCATTGCTATTGTCGAAGGAGTCACAGGACTGAATTTGACAGCAGGTTATTTTAGTTACGTTGCTTAG
- a CDS encoding aldo/keto reductase: MLYRRFGRTELQMPVFSCGGMRYQFKWQDVPESEIPADNQTNLEATIKKALEVGINHIETARGYGTSEMQLGRILPKFPREKLIVQTKVGPEKDAKQFRETFEKSLKYLELDYVDLLGLHGINTPELLDYSIRPGGCLDVVRQLQAEGKVRFVGFSTHGPTDVIVQTINTNQFDYVNLHWYYINQWNWAAIEAAKRHDMGVFIISPSNKGGLLYQPPQKLVNLCAPLSPMVFNDLFCLSHHQVHTLSLGAAKPEDFDEHLKTLELVDRASEILPPILARLQAEAIAILGEDWVKTWEDNLPTLDETPGEVNIRVILWLWNLAIAYDLVDYGKMRYNLLGNGDHWFPGNKGDRLNELDLRQCLARSPHAEKIPQILQKADQLLGGEEVKRLSQQ, translated from the coding sequence ATGCTATATAGACGATTTGGACGCACAGAATTACAGATGCCCGTGTTTTCTTGCGGCGGCATGAGGTATCAGTTCAAATGGCAGGATGTTCCTGAATCGGAAATTCCTGCTGATAACCAGACAAATTTGGAAGCGACTATCAAAAAAGCTCTGGAAGTTGGGATTAATCACATTGAAACTGCCCGTGGTTATGGGACTTCTGAGATGCAATTGGGGAGAATATTGCCCAAGTTTCCCCGCGAAAAGTTGATTGTTCAGACGAAAGTCGGCCCAGAAAAAGATGCAAAACAATTCCGTGAGACGTTTGAAAAATCATTAAAATATCTCGAGCTAGATTATGTTGACCTTTTAGGTTTGCACGGCATTAATACTCCTGAATTGTTGGACTACAGCATTCGTCCTGGTGGCTGTTTGGATGTGGTACGTCAGTTGCAAGCAGAGGGAAAAGTCAGATTTGTTGGCTTTTCTACACATGGACCAACAGATGTAATTGTGCAGACAATTAATACTAACCAATTTGATTATGTAAACCTGCACTGGTACTACATTAATCAATGGAATTGGGCGGCAATTGAAGCAGCTAAACGCCACGATATGGGGGTATTTATTATTAGCCCATCTAATAAAGGAGGTTTGTTGTATCAACCACCGCAAAAATTAGTAAATCTTTGCGCTCCTTTGAGTCCAATGGTGTTTAATGATTTGTTTTGTTTGAGTCACCACCAAGTGCATACCTTGAGTTTGGGAGCAGCAAAACCAGAAGATTTTGATGAACATCTGAAGACTTTAGAATTAGTAGATAGAGCATCAGAAATTCTGCCACCAATTTTGGCACGATTGCAAGCAGAAGCGATCGCCATTTTGGGAGAAGATTGGGTAAAAACCTGGGAGGATAATTTACCCACACTTGACGAAACGCCTGGTGAGGTAAATATTCGGGTGATTTTGTGGTTGTGGAATTTAGCGATCGCCTATGATCTGGTAGACTATGGCAAAATGCGTTACAACCTGCTTGGTAATGGCGATCATTGGTTTCCTGGTAATAAAGGCGATCGGTTAAACGAATTAGACTTGCGCCAATGTCTAGCCCGCAGTCCCCACGCTGAGAAAATCCCCCAAATTCTGCAAAAAGCAGATCAATTGTTGGGGGGTGAAGAAGTGAAACGATTGTCTCAACAGTAA
- a CDS encoding hemolysin family protein, whose amino-acid sequence MSSITFEILIILVLIIANGVFSMSEMAIVSARKVRLQQLANQGDAKARVALKLAESPNHFLSTIQVGISLIGILTGAFGGATLANRLAVYVRLVPLLAPYSEPISFGIVVLIITYLSLIVGELVPKRLALNNPEKIASTVAIPMRALSAIASPMVYLLSASTDLILRVLGVTQSTEPQVTEEEIKILIEQGTEAGTFEEAEQDMVERVFRLGDRPVSYLMTPRPDIVWLDLDDTAEENRQKMVDSAYSRYPVCQAGLDNVLGVIPVTDLLARSFRGEPLDLTVGLRQPVFVPESTRGLKVLELFKQTITHMALVVDEYGVIQGLVTLNDIMSEIVGDVPSMDGQDEPQAVQREDGSWLLDGMLPVEEFLELFEMEEWESEERGSYQTLGGFVITHLGRIPAAADHFEWEGMRIEVMDMDGNRVDKVLVVPRGNKSAPTTTSESD is encoded by the coding sequence ATGTCCTCCATCACTTTTGAAATTTTAATCATCTTGGTGCTAATTATTGCCAATGGCGTGTTTTCGATGTCTGAGATGGCAATTGTCTCAGCACGGAAAGTTAGACTACAGCAGCTTGCCAATCAAGGGGATGCTAAGGCAAGGGTAGCACTGAAACTAGCTGAGTCTCCAAATCATTTCTTGTCAACCATTCAAGTAGGTATTTCTCTAATCGGTATCCTGACTGGTGCTTTTGGAGGAGCAACACTTGCTAACCGACTCGCAGTCTATGTGCGACTTGTCCCCTTATTAGCACCTTATAGTGAACCGATATCTTTTGGAATCGTGGTTTTGATTATTACCTATTTGTCACTCATTGTTGGCGAATTGGTACCAAAGCGTCTGGCATTAAATAACCCAGAAAAAATTGCATCGACTGTAGCTATTCCCATGCGTGCCTTATCGGCGATCGCTTCCCCAATGGTATATCTTTTAAGTGCTTCTACAGATTTGATCCTGCGAGTGTTAGGAGTTACACAGTCAACTGAACCGCAAGTCACCGAAGAAGAAATTAAAATCTTAATCGAGCAAGGTACTGAGGCGGGAACCTTTGAAGAAGCCGAACAGGATATGGTAGAGCGAGTTTTTCGTTTAGGCGATCGACCTGTAAGCTATTTAATGACACCCCGTCCTGATATCGTCTGGCTAGACTTAGATGACACAGCTGAAGAAAATCGCCAAAAAATGGTTGATAGCGCTTACTCTCGGTATCCAGTTTGTCAAGCGGGACTGGATAATGTCCTGGGTGTGATCCCAGTTACCGACTTATTAGCTAGGAGTTTCCGAGGAGAACCGCTAGATTTAACAGTAGGATTGCGGCAACCAGTATTTGTACCAGAAAGCACCCGTGGCTTGAAAGTTTTAGAATTATTTAAGCAAACCATTACTCACATGGCGCTAGTAGTCGATGAATACGGCGTGATTCAAGGATTAGTCACTCTCAACGACATCATGAGCGAAATCGTGGGTGATGTTCCTTCTATGGATGGGCAAGATGAACCACAAGCCGTGCAACGAGAAGATGGTTCCTGGCTTTTGGATGGAATGTTACCTGTGGAAGAGTTTTTGGAACTTTTTGAAATGGAAGAATGGGAATCTGAAGAACGTGGCAGTTATCAAACCTTAGGCGGTTTTGTCATCACCCATCTTGGTCGTATTCCCGCCGCCGCAGATCATTTTGAATGGGAGGGTATGCGAATTGAAGTCATGGATATGGATGGTAACCGCGTTGATAAGGTGCTAGTCGTGCCAAGGGGAAATAAATCAGCTCCTACTACAACATCCGAATCTGATTAG